In Paenibacillus larvae subsp. larvae, the following proteins share a genomic window:
- the spoIIE gene encoding stage II sporulation protein E → MIGKRNAGISPGMYWSNLIHRTGTGVKAKAIENRAVQSIIAKKWVLLLLLMGFLLGRATILDQLAPFSMAFFAVIYFQKRDMLPWAALSLVTGSVLSLHPHTSSIVASMLIFLLIQKGIERFERSDVSYAPAIVFLSTFLVQLFRCLVNTDLSWYSVMMAGVEGILSLVLTLIFMQAVPVFTLTRKNYQLKNEEIICLIILLASVMTGTVGWLFGGVTVEHIISRYLILVFALVGGAPLGASVGVITGLILSLANVNAVYQMSLLAFSGMLAGLLKEGKRMAVGFGMFLGTSILSVYMGSQAEVFNSTLESLVAVTLFLLTPKSLVKTLSKYVPGTQEHVKSQQDYAKKVRDVTAGRVRQFSDVFQQLSQSFKQVTAEKTKDNQEDQMSHFIEAVSQKTCITCRKQASCWEKNFYQTYEYMTGMMTEIELNPNFQKKQILREWKQHCHKTEQVLNIMKQQYDLYQNNLRWKQQIAESRQLVADQLSGVSQIMNDLAKEIQREAQELFIQEEQIRSALEQLGLSIHSIEIISLDEGNVEIEVVHQYTHGYDECRKIIAPMLSEILDEHIAVISEEKLPRSEGLATVIFGSAKEYEVETGIASAAKGGDLLSGDSFSTVELSNGKFAVALSDGMGNGERARAESSTALSILQQLLQSGMDEKLAIKSVNSVLLLRSPEEMYATVDMALIDLYSAETTFMKIGSIPSFIKRCGQVIPISANNLPVGIIQDIDIDLVSVQLQPGDTLIMMTDGVYDAPGHTVNKEVWMKRVIHELQAKTPQEIADALLDQVMKYHRGDVHDDMTVVVARVEKYRPEWGTFRWPGLHRMERPKVVS, encoded by the coding sequence ATGATAGGAAAAAGAAACGCCGGAATCTCCCCGGGGATGTATTGGTCCAATCTAATACACAGAACGGGTACGGGAGTGAAGGCCAAGGCAATAGAGAATAGGGCTGTCCAATCAATTATTGCCAAAAAATGGGTCCTTTTGCTTCTTCTTATGGGGTTTCTGCTTGGTAGAGCCACTATCTTGGATCAGCTTGCTCCTTTTTCTATGGCTTTCTTTGCGGTTATCTATTTTCAAAAAAGGGACATGCTTCCCTGGGCAGCCTTGTCTTTAGTAACAGGCAGCGTTTTGTCTCTGCATCCACATACCAGTTCTATCGTAGCTTCTATGCTGATCTTTCTACTTATCCAAAAAGGAATTGAAAGGTTTGAGAGATCTGATGTCTCTTACGCTCCTGCCATCGTATTTTTGTCCACCTTCTTGGTACAGTTGTTTAGATGCCTGGTCAATACCGACCTTTCCTGGTATTCCGTGATGATGGCCGGGGTTGAGGGGATTCTGAGTTTAGTATTGACACTCATCTTCATGCAGGCCGTTCCTGTATTTACCCTGACCCGGAAAAACTACCAATTAAAAAACGAGGAGATTATTTGTCTCATTATTTTGCTGGCCTCTGTAATGACAGGTACGGTGGGATGGTTGTTCGGTGGGGTAACGGTTGAACATATCATTTCCCGGTATCTGATTCTTGTCTTTGCTTTGGTAGGGGGAGCGCCCCTTGGGGCTTCCGTTGGAGTAATCACGGGATTAATCCTGAGTCTGGCCAACGTGAACGCTGTCTATCAGATGAGTTTGCTTGCTTTTTCCGGGATGCTCGCCGGTTTGTTAAAAGAGGGAAAACGAATGGCTGTCGGGTTTGGTATGTTTCTTGGTACTTCCATATTGTCCGTTTACATGGGAAGTCAGGCTGAAGTATTTAATTCCACATTGGAGTCTCTTGTCGCCGTTACGCTGTTCCTGCTTACCCCCAAAAGTCTGGTAAAGACGTTATCCAAGTACGTTCCGGGCACGCAGGAGCATGTGAAATCCCAGCAGGATTATGCGAAAAAAGTTAGAGATGTAACAGCAGGCCGGGTAAGACAGTTTTCAGACGTATTTCAGCAGCTTTCACAAAGCTTTAAGCAAGTAACGGCAGAAAAGACAAAGGATAATCAGGAGGATCAGATGTCTCATTTTATTGAGGCTGTTTCACAAAAGACATGTATTACGTGCCGGAAACAGGCTTCCTGTTGGGAGAAAAATTTTTATCAGACTTACGAATATATGACAGGCATGATGACAGAGATTGAACTCAATCCGAACTTTCAAAAAAAGCAAATTCTACGGGAATGGAAGCAGCATTGCCACAAGACGGAGCAGGTGCTCAACATCATGAAGCAGCAGTATGATCTTTATCAGAATAATCTGCGTTGGAAACAGCAGATTGCCGAGAGCAGGCAGCTTGTAGCAGATCAATTATCCGGAGTTTCTCAGATTATGAACGATCTGGCCAAAGAAATTCAGAGGGAAGCCCAGGAATTATTCATCCAGGAAGAGCAGATCCGTTCGGCACTTGAACAGTTGGGGCTTTCCATCCACTCTATTGAAATTATCAGTCTGGATGAAGGCAACGTAGAGATAGAGGTTGTTCATCAATATACACACGGATATGACGAATGCCGCAAAATTATTGCACCCATGTTAAGTGAAATTTTGGATGAACATATTGCTGTAATCAGTGAAGAGAAATTGCCGCGTTCGGAGGGGCTGGCTACCGTCATTTTTGGTTCGGCGAAGGAATATGAGGTGGAAACAGGCATAGCAAGTGCTGCGAAAGGGGGGGATTTATTATCTGGGGACAGCTTTAGTACAGTGGAGCTCAGCAATGGTAAATTCGCTGTAGCCCTTAGCGACGGGATGGGAAACGGGGAACGGGCCCGGGCTGAAAGTTCTACAGCACTAAGCATTCTGCAGCAGCTGCTTCAGTCAGGTATGGATGAGAAACTGGCGATCAAATCCGTAAATTCCGTACTGCTCCTTCGTTCTCCTGAAGAAATGTATGCCACGGTCGACATGGCTCTGATCGATTTATACAGTGCGGAGACAACATTTATGAAAATAGGTTCGATTCCCAGCTTTATTAAACGCTGCGGTCAGGTGATTCCGATCAGTGCCAACAATTTGCCTGTAGGGATTATTCAGGACATTGATATTGATCTGGTCAGTGTCCAGCTTCAGCCCGGAGATACGTTAATTATGATGACGGACGGTGTATATGACGCTCCCGGGCATACCGTGAATAAAGAAGTCTGGATGAAAAGGGTCATTCATGAACTTCAAGCGAAAACTCCACAGGAGATCGCGGATGCTTTGCTGGACCAAGTCATGAAATATCATAGGGGGGATGTTCATGATGATATGACCGTTGTTGTAGCCCGGGTGGAGAAATACAGACCGGAATGGGGAACCTTCCGGTGGCCCGGACTTCACAGAATGGAACGTCCGAAGGTGGTGAGCTGA
- a CDS encoding protein kinase domain-containing protein, which yields MTTWYKDSLVPGMTLKGKWNGRAYLVEKLLGAGANGQVMLVRSGQQRYAMKIGFDPLDHQSEVNALKEVSEKTTTFRGYLIDVDDAVIQGKETPFFVMKYIEGKPLLSFLADMGIDWIYMIGLQILKRLRDLHANGWIFGDLKIENMVVCGYGQAELIDFGGVTPKGKAVKQFTEMYDRGYWNAGERLAEEGYDLFSFAVMVILAVAGKNSLGDPALMLPQNRSIDMLEEVIKANPCLKKLSPFLLRALRGTFSGTREAVLLWKQLYAKPRNAVSSSHPSWVKVCFFVSLLMLGTTLYYFHLR from the coding sequence GTGACTACGTGGTATAAAGATAGCCTGGTTCCGGGCATGACCTTGAAGGGAAAGTGGAACGGCCGGGCTTATCTTGTAGAAAAACTGCTGGGTGCAGGAGCTAATGGCCAGGTCATGCTTGTGCGCAGCGGCCAGCAGAGGTATGCTATGAAGATAGGGTTTGATCCGCTGGATCATCAGTCAGAGGTCAATGCCCTCAAGGAAGTATCCGAAAAAACTACAACGTTTCGGGGATATTTAATTGATGTGGATGATGCGGTTATTCAGGGGAAAGAAACCCCTTTTTTTGTCATGAAGTACATAGAAGGAAAACCCCTGCTTTCCTTTTTGGCGGATATGGGGATAGACTGGATTTATATGATCGGCCTGCAAATTTTGAAAAGGCTCCGGGACCTGCACGCAAACGGGTGGATATTTGGGGATCTGAAAATCGAAAATATGGTGGTCTGCGGATACGGGCAAGCCGAATTGATTGATTTCGGAGGCGTCACACCAAAGGGAAAAGCGGTCAAACAATTTACGGAGATGTATGACCGGGGATATTGGAATGCGGGGGAACGTCTGGCAGAGGAAGGCTATGACCTGTTTTCCTTTGCAGTTATGGTCATCTTGGCTGTAGCCGGCAAAAATTCGCTGGGAGATCCTGCGTTGATGCTGCCTCAGAATAGAAGCATTGACATGCTCGAAGAAGTGATTAAGGCAAATCCCTGTTTAAAAAAGTTATCCCCGTTTTTACTCCGGGCTCTTCGCGGTACTTTCTCAGGAACGAGGGAAGCGGTGCTTTTGTGGAAGCAGCTTTATGCTAAACCTAGGAACGCCGTTTCATCCAGCCATCCCTCCTGGGTAAAGGTCTGCTTTTTTGTGTCTTTGTTGATGCTCGGCACGACCCTGTATTATTTTCATCTGCGTTAG